A stretch of the Rosa rugosa chromosome 5, drRosRugo1.1, whole genome shotgun sequence genome encodes the following:
- the LOC133707910 gene encoding transcription factor MUTE has product MSHIAVERNRRKQMNEHLKVLRSLTPCFYIKRGDQASIIGGVIEFIKELHQVLQSLESNKRRRKSLSPSPNPSPRQPLLLLPPPALPQLDQSPKFNFGLIDQNHDRAVKELGACCNSPVADVEAKISGSNVVLKIISRRIPGQVVKIISVLERSSFEVLHLNISSMEDTVLYSFVIKIGLECQLSVEDLVLEVQQSLRSDTA; this is encoded by the exons ATGTCTCACATAGCTGTGGAGAGAAACAGAAGGAAACAGATGAACGAGCACCTCAAAGTTCTACGCTCTTTAACACCATGTTTCTACATCAAAAGG GGAGACCAAGCATCAATCATCGGGGGTGTGATAGAGTTCATCAAGGAGCTGCATCAAGTTTTGCAGTCTTTGGAATCTAATAAACGGAGGAGGAAGAGCCTAAGCCCTAGCCCCAATCCAAGCCCGAGGCAGCCACTGCTACTACTGCCACCGCCGGCGCTGCCCCAACTTGATCAAAGCCCTAAATTCAATTTTGGGTTGATTGATCAAAATCATGACCGTGCGGTCAAGGAACTAGGAGCGTGCTGCAACTCTCCGGTGGCAGATGTGGAAGCCAAAATCTCGGGGTCGAACGTGGTGTTGAAGATAATATCCAGGCGAATTCCAGGTCAAGTTGTGAAGATAATTAGTGTGCTGGAGAGGTCTTCATTTGaggttcttcatctcaacatcAGTAGCATGGAAGACACTGTCTTATACTCTTTCGTGATCAAG ATAGGACTGGAGTGTCAGCTGAGCGTAGAGGATCTAGTTCTTGAAGTTCAACAGAGTTTGCGCTCGGACACTGCTTAA
- the LOC133709290 gene encoding dual specificity protein phosphatase 1-like, which produces MDPIEDSLRKQISALLRVINVTKCCKEDNVPCKIEEGLFLGSIGAAHNKDELKKLNITHILTVAGSLAPAYPNEFVYKVLNVMDKESTDLKQHFDECFNYIEEGKRSGGVLVHCFVGKSRSVTIVLAYLMKKHGMSLSEALEHVRSRRPQASPNAGFMSQLQDFERSLHANEENKTN; this is translated from the exons ATGGATCCGATAGAAGATTCCCTCAGGAAACAAATATCTGCTCTGTTGAGAGTTATCAATGTGACAAAGTGCTGTAAAGAGGACAATGTTCCATGCAAAATTGAAGAG GGTCTCTTCTTGGGTTCCATTGGAGCTGCACATAACAAGGACGAACTTAAAAAATTAAACATCACTCACATTTTGACTGTGGCTGGTTCATTGGCACCTGCATATCCAAATGAATTTGTGTATAAGGTTTTGAATG TTATGGACAAAGAATCGACAGACCTGAAACAGCACTTTGATGAGTGTTTCAATTATATTGAAGAAGGTAAAAGATCTGGTGGTGTGTTGGTTCATTGCTTTGTGGGAAAATCCAGGAG TGTGACTATTGTTCTTGCTTATCTAATGAAAAAGCATGGTATGAGTCTATCTGAAGCTCTTGAACATGTGAGGAGCAGACGGCCACAGGCATCTCCCAATGCTGGTTTTATGTCACAACTGCAGGACTTTGAAAGGTCCCTTCATG CAAATGAAGAGAACAAGACAAATTGA
- the LOC133709957 gene encoding probable DNA primase large subunit, whose amino-acid sequence MLAVRSRKPAGYDDVPTLPLYRSAPALDVRLEEFELFAIDRLRVLKGISDGLSRGKKHEEMEKLVNDLWKTNMRHPQASEDINKDIISHFVLRLVYCRTEELRKWFLSMETALFRHRFRNERPEAQRSLMAEFGLAYKKVDISELESVMDKLTQVARSTSQSLPTADAIFYKVPFEEVPELVGSRRVFISKGHAYIAMSQVVSLVATHFRSHLSKALMLTNRKWTSTIVEQEKNRLTPIVEALSTSYLGPDYSQPKEFAEISLRDIDDIAKSSFPMCMRHLFEKLREEHHLKHGGRMQLGLFLKGVGLKLDDALAFWKAEFSRKVGAERFDKEYAYGIRHNYGREGKRTDYTPYSCQKIISSTPGVGDHHGCPYRHFSEENLTAALGRMGVNSRALGDVMNKVRNKHYQLACTLTFEAVHGTSCEAGINHPNQYFSDSQMIMKSKNQSTAKDTQMQIESS is encoded by the exons ATGTTAGCGGTTCGATCCCGGAAACCCGCCGGATACGACGACGTTCCGACGCTCCCTCTTTACCGCTCCGCCCCGGCTCTTGATGTTCGGCTCGAAGAGTTCGAGCTTTTCGCCATCGATCGCCTCCGAG TGCTCAAAGGGATATCGGATGGATTATCACGAGGAAAGAAAcatgaagaaatggagaaattggTGAATGATCTTTGGAAGACAAATATGAGGCACCCTCAGGCATCAGAGGACATCAACAAGGACATAATATCACACTTTGTTCTGCGTCTTGTTTATTGCAGAAC GGAGGAACTGAGGAAATGGTTTCTTTCCATGGAGACTGCCCTATTTCGTCACCGTTTTCGCAATGAAAGGCCTGAAGCTCAG AGGTCACTCATGGCAGAATTTGGTCTTGCCTACAAGAAAGTTGATATTTCAGAACTCGAG AGTGTAATGGACAAACTGACCCAGGTTGCGCGTTCCACGAGTCAATCTTTACCCACTG CTGATGCCATATTTTACAAG GTACCATTTGAAGAAGTTCCAGAACTTGTCGGTAGCCGTAGAGTATTCATCAGCAAGGGGCATGCATATATAGCTATGAGTCAG GTGGTTTCCCTTGTTGCCACACATTTCCGCAGTCATCTGTCAAAAGCACTGATGTTGACTAACAG AAAATGGACATCAACTATAGTAGAACAAGAGAAAAATCGGTTGACTCCT ATAGTTGAAGCCCTATCCACAAGCTACCTGGGTCCGGACTATTCTCAG CCAAAAGAATTTGCTGAGATATCCTTAAGAGACATTGATGACATAGCTAAGAGCTCGTTTCCTATGTGCATGCGCCACCTATTTGAAAAG CTGAGAGAGGAGCATCATCTAAAGCATGGAGGGAGAATGCAACTGGGTCTCTTTCTCAAG GGTGTTGGGTTGAAACTGGATGATGCACTTGCATTTTGGAAAGCTGAGTTCTCACGAAAG GTTGGTGCTGAGAGGTTTGACAAAGAATATGCATATGGCATACGCCACAATTAtggaagagaaggaaaaagaacG GATTACACACCTTATTCCTGTCAAAAGATCATCTCATCTACTCCTGGCGTAGGAGATCATCATGGATGCCCATATCGACATTTCAG TGAAGAGAATCTGACAGCTGCTCTCGGTAGAATGGGAGTTAACAGTCGTGCTCTTGGCGATGTAATGAACAAAGTTCGGAATAAGCATTATCAG CTGGCATGCACCTTAACATTTGAAGCTGTCCATGGGACATCATGCGAAGCTGGGATTAACCATCCAAATCAATACTTCTCTGACAGCCAAATGATTATGAAGTCAAAG AATCAATCTACAGCGAAGGACACGCAAATGCAAATAGAATCTTCTTGA
- the LOC133711339 gene encoding 26S proteasome non-ATPase regulatory subunit 2 homolog A-like: MDLSAEDLAVKQKLELYVERVQDPDPRLQMVALESMRHEIRSSTSSMTAVPKALKYLRPHYRTLKSYYEIMGASDLKINLADILSVLALTMSAEGERESLKYRMLAGSNGDIGSWGHEYVRNLAAEIAEEYADNKLQFQISDENPNCDLMKLVRQIVAFHMWHNAETEAVDLLVEIGDLNLLFEHVDKTNFKKTCLYLTSSARYLPARPDDAYLALDIAYKIYLKFGEYPNALQIALFVDDHQLIREVFTSCDDVLCKKQLCYMLARHGGNYSVLDDDDDNMDGDSNNREVMQDIINNTKLSEGYLTLARDLEVMEAKTPQDIYKAHLLHGQVSSSVDSARQNLADTFVNAFVNVGFGQDKLMTTVEPPKDHWLFKNKEHGKISGAASLGMISLWDVDSGFAHIDKYLHSNDNHVIAGALLGIGIFNCGVKHDCDPALAILGEYVDKEDPSIRIGAIMGLGIAYAGSKNEQIGSQLTPILNDAKAPLDVVTFTAISLGLIFIGSCNEEVAQAIILALMDRTDAELGDPLARLISVSLGLVYLGKQDNVEATAQVSQTFNEKIRRHCDMTLLSCAYAGTGDVLKVQTLLGHCSQHVKEKGETHQGPAVLGISMIAMAEELGLEMAIRSLEHLLQYGQQSIRKAVPLALGLLCISNPKVSVMDTLSRLSHETDSEVAMAAVFSLGLIGAGTNNARIANMLRSLSSYYYKDATLLFCVCIAQGLVHLGKGLSTLNPYHSDRFLLSPAALGGIIVMLHACLDMEAIILGKYHYVLYYLVMAVQPRMLLTVDENLKPLSVPVRVGKAVDVVGQAGHPKTITGFQTHSTPVVLAAGEKAELVTEKYIPLSPFLEGFVILKENLEYKED; the protein is encoded by the coding sequence ATGGATTTGTCTGCGGAGGATTTGGCAGTGAAGCAAAAATTGGAGCTATATGTGGAGAGGGTTCAAGATCCTGATCCTCGGCTGCAGATGGTTGCTCTCGAGAGTATGAGGCACGAAATTCGTTCTTCAACCAGTTCAATGACGGCTGTTCCAAAGGCCTTGAAATATCTTCGCCCACATTACAGAACTCTAAAATCATATTACGAAATAATGGGAGCTTCAGATTTGAAGATAAACCTGGCAGATATACTATCTGTTTTGGCACTGACCATGTCTGCTGAGGGAGAGCGGGAAAGCTTGAAGTACAGAATGTTGGCTGGTTCAAACGGCGACATTGGTTCATGGGGTCATGAATATGTCAGGAACTTAGCTGCAGAAATTGCTGAAGAATATGCCGATAATAAGCTGCAGTTTcagatcagtgatgaaaaccctAATTGTGACCTAATGAAACTGGTACGACAGATTGTTGCTTTTCACATGTGGCACAATGCCGAAACTGAAGCGGTTGACCTGTTGGTTGAGATTGGAGATCTTAATCTGTTATTTGAGCATGTTGATAAGACGAATTTTAAGAAGACTTGCCTTTATCTGACCAGTTCAGCAAGATACCTTCCTGCCAGACCAGACGATGCGTACTTAGCTTTGGATATTGCATACAAGATATATCTGAAGTTTGGAGAATATCCAAATGCACTTCAGATTGCGCTTTTCGTTGATGACCACCAGTTGATAAGGGAAGTGTTTACATCTTGTGATGATGTGCTGTGTAAAAAACAACTTTGCTACATGCTTGCTAGGCATGGTGGTAATTATTCAGtgcttgatgatgatgatgataacaTGGATGGGGATAGTAATAACCGAGAGGTAATGCAGGACATTATTAATAACACTAAGCTCAGCGAAGGTTATCTTACCCTCGCTCGAGATCTTGAGGTCATGGAGGCCAAAACTCCACAGGATATATACAAGGCACACTTGCTTCATGGTCAAGTAAGTAGTAGTGTTGATTCAGCGCGACAGAACTTGGCCGACACATTTGTAAATGCATTCGTAAATGTGGGCTTTGGTCAGGATAAGTTGATGACGACAGTTGAACCACCAAAAGATCATTGGCTTTTCAAGAATAAGGAGCATGGAAAGATCAGCGGTGCTGCAAGTCTAGGTATGATTTCACTGTGGGATGTTGACTCTGGATTTGCCCACATTGACAAGTACCTGCACAGCAATGACAACCATGTTATTGCTGGTGCCTTGTTAGGGATTGGAATTTTCAATTGCGGTGTCAAACATGATTGTGATCCGGCGCTGGCAATTTTGGGGGAATATGTAGATAAAGAAGATCCATCTATCCGCATTGGTGCAATAATGGGACTAGGGATTGCATATGCTGGTTCAAAGAATGAGCAGATAGGTAGTCAGCTGACTCCGATACTTAATGACGCAAAAGCTCCACTTGATGTGGTCACATTCACTGCAATCTCATTGGGGTTGATATTCATTGGTTCCTGCAATGAAGAGGTAGCTCAAGCTATCATACTTGCACTAATGGACCGAACTGACGCAGAGTTGGGAGACCCCCTTGCTCGCCTAATTTCGGTTAGCCTTGGCCTTGTGTACCTTGGGAAGCAAGACAACGTTGAAGCCACTGCTCAAGTTTCACAGACATTTAATGAAAAAATCAGAAGACATTGTGATATGACTCTGCTTTCTTGTGCTTATGCTGGAACAGGAGATGTTCTCAAGGTTCAAACCCTTCTCGGCCATTGCTCGCAACATGTTAAGGAGAAGGGTGAAACTCACCAGGGACCTGCTGTGCTTGGAATTTCTATGATAGCAATGGCTGAAGAATTGGGACTTGAAATGGCAATTCGTTCATTAGAGCATCTTCTACAGTATGGACAACAAAGCATCCGGAAGGCTGTTCCTTTGGCCCTTGGTCTCCTTTGCATATCAAACCCAAAGGTCAGTGTTATGGACACATTAAGCAGACTTAGCCATGAAACAGATTCAGAAGTAGCAATGGCTGCAGTGTTTTCCTTAGGTTTGATAGGTGCAGGAACCAATAATGCCAGAATAGCTAACATGCTTCGCAGTCTTTCAAGTTATTACTACAAAGATGCCACCCTTCTCTTCTGCGTGTGCATTGCTCAAGGTCTTGTACATTTGGGGAAGGGTTTATCAACTCTAAATCCATATCATTCCGACCGCTTCTTGCTATCACCAGCAGCACTTGGTGGAATCATAGTCATGCTGCACGCATGTCTCGATATGGAAGCCATCATTTTGGGGAAGTATCATTATGTTCTCTACTATCTTGTTATGGCTGTGCAGCCAAGAATGCTGTTGACTGTGGACGAGAATCTCAAACCCTTGTCAGTTCCTGTTCGAGTGGGAAAAGCTGTGGATGTTGTTGGGCAGGCTGGCCATCCAAAAACAATAACTGGTTTCCAAACCCACTCAACACCGGTTGTTCTGGCTGCTGGTGAGAAAGCAGAGTTGGTGACTGAGAAATATATTCCCCTTTCTCCCTTCCTTGAAGGTTTTGTCATTTTGAAAGAAAATCTGGAGTACAAGGAAGACTAG
- the LOC133709289 gene encoding dual specificity protein phosphatase 1B-like gives MNQVDDSLRKQAAEVLQSMNDRFSTWDNVPCQIEEGLFLGSIGAANNKDELKKLNVTHILTVANSLPPTYPNDFVYKVLNVTDTECTNLRQHFDECYNYIEEAKGSGGGVLVHCFVGRSRSVTIVLSYLMKKHGISLSHALEQVRSKRPQAAPNVGFISQLQDFEKSLQGSLYSRCLNYIMKM, from the exons ATGAATCAGGTTGATGATTCCCTTAGGAAGCAAGCTGCAGAAGTATTGCAATCTATGAATGACAGATTCTCTACATGGGACAATGTTCCATGCCAGATTGAAGAG GGTCTCTTCTTGGGTTCTATTGGAGCTGCAAACAACAAGGACGAACTCAAAAAGTTAAACGTGACGCACATTCTGACAGTAGCTAACTCTTTGCCACCTACGTATCCGAATGATTTTGTGTATAAGGTTTTGAATG TTACGGACACAGAATGCACAAACCTACGACAGCACTTCGATGAATGTTACAACTATATTGAAGAAGCTAAAGGATCTGGAGGCGGTGTGTTGGTTCATTGCTTTGTGggaagatcaagaag TGTGACTATTGTTTTGTCTTATCTAATGAAAAAGCATGGCATCAGCCTTTCTCATGCTCTTGAACAAGTGAGGAGCAAACGACCACAGGCAGCTCCAAATGTTGGTTTCATTTCACAGTTGCAGGACTTTGAAAAGTCTCTTCAGGGTTCACTATATAGTAGGTGCTTAAATTACATTATGAAAATgtaa
- the LOC133711340 gene encoding protein FAR1-RELATED SEQUENCE 5-like, producing MEQEPLDAGLQISMSSDDMEEDLQSNHPSSIIEVPIVNGPSMIDDSDEFLSLSTKFFENREDLVSAIRKIGLLQGYVMVIKRSRSNRDVAIGCDRGGCYRTCSALEEKKKNSASRRIDCPFKIVGRRTAEGLWKVEISSLLHNHEPSTDMAGHPYCRRFTKEEASQVEQMSRAGIKPRQILSSLRQSNPDLLAVSRNIYSKTSQFRRESLGGRSIIQALLDELGGAGFSHNVKYDHSGHLTHLFFAHPTSIELTKSYSNVFVMDCTYKTNKYKMPLLEIVGVSSFNTSFYSCFVFMQKEEQQDYQWALEMFSKLLGDGNHPLAIITDRELALMKALQVVFPMTPNLLCIWHIEKNILAHCKGQFKEDADWKVHMEP from the exons ATGGAACAAGAGCCCCTAGATGCTGGGTTGCAAATTTCTATGTCTTCAGATGATATGGAAGAAGACTTACAGTCAAATCACCCGTCTAGTATCATTGAAGTCCCCATTGTCAATG GCCCCTCTATGattgatgattctgatgaattCCTCTCATTATCGACGAAATTTTTTGAAAATCGAGAAGACCTTGTCAGTGCTATTCGTAAGATTGGGTTGCTGCAAGGTTACGTTATGGTAATTAAAAGATCTAGAAGCAATAGAGATGTGGCTATTGGTTGTGATAGAGGTGGTTGTTATCGAACCTGTTCTGCACttgaggagaagaaaaagaattcaGCTTCTCGTCGGATAGATTGCCCTTTCAAAATTGTGGGAAGAAGGACAGCTGAAGGGTTGTGGAAGGTTGAGATAAGTAGCTTGTTACATAACCATGAGCCTTCCACTGACATGGCTGGACATCCATATTGTCGTCGGTTTACTAAAGAGGAAGCCTCACAAGTTGAACAAATGAGTCGGGCTGGCATAAAACCACGTCAAATTCTCTCTTCGCTTCGACAAAGTAATCCTGATCTTCTAGCTGTTTCCAGAAATATATATAGCAAGACATCTCAGTTTAGAAGGGAGAGTCTAGGTGGGCGTTCGATTATTCAAGCATTATTAGATGAGCTTGGTGGTGCTGGTTTTTCTCATAATGTCAAATATGATCACTCTGGTCATTTGACTCATCTATTCTTTGCTCATCCCACTTCCATTGAGTTGACTAAAAGCTACTCTAATGTCTTTGTGATGGATTGTACTTATAAGACAAATAAGTACAAGATGCCATTACTTGAGATTGTAGGAGTGTCGAGTTTCAACACATCATTCTATTCGTGTTTTGTTTTCATGCAAAAAGAGGAACAACAGGATTATCAGTGGGCTCTTGAAATGTTCAGTAAGTTGTTGGGAGATGGTAATCATCCATTGGCGATTATAACTGATAGGGAGTTGGCTTTAATGAAAGCATTACAAGTTGTGTTTCCGATGACTCCTAATCTTTTATGCATATGGCATATTGAAAAAAATATTCTTGCACATTGTAAGGGTCAGTTTAAGGAAGATGCAGATTGG AAGGTGCACATGGAACCTTAA